One stretch of Lottiidibacillus patelloidae DNA includes these proteins:
- a CDS encoding YihY/virulence factor BrkB family protein: MSQATKPVSLSRFLKIVFKRFIDDDVIGLSAQLAFFFLLSLFPFLLFTMTLLSYLPISVDDVLNIINKYAPGEAMKVIETNLSSILNVHRGGLLSVGIIVTIWSASNGINAVIRALNRAYDVQESRPFLLARLMAILLTIAMIVVIIIALLLPVFGEQIGIFVFSHFGLSNTFLTVWNTIRWLLSFVVIITVFGCLYFFAPNRRLPFKEVLVGAFFATLGWQVVSLAFSYYVTNFGNFTAMYGSIGGIIILMFWFYLSAMILILGGIINATIFKLKHNV; the protein is encoded by the coding sequence ATGAGTCAAGCAACTAAGCCGGTCTCGCTAAGCCGCTTTTTGAAAATAGTCTTCAAACGGTTTATAGATGATGATGTAATTGGGCTTTCCGCACAGCTTGCTTTTTTCTTTTTGTTATCATTATTTCCTTTCTTATTATTTACAATGACCTTACTAAGTTATTTGCCAATTTCGGTAGATGACGTTTTAAATATCATTAATAAATATGCGCCAGGGGAAGCAATGAAAGTAATTGAAACAAATTTAAGTTCCATCTTAAACGTTCATAGAGGTGGACTATTATCAGTCGGAATTATCGTAACCATTTGGTCGGCTTCAAATGGTATTAATGCTGTCATACGCGCACTTAACCGTGCTTATGATGTTCAAGAAAGCAGGCCATTTCTGTTAGCAAGATTAATGGCAATTTTACTCACAATTGCAATGATTGTTGTTATTATTATCGCATTATTATTACCAGTGTTTGGAGAGCAAATTGGTATTTTTGTTTTCTCTCACTTTGGCTTATCTAATACATTTTTAACGGTTTGGAATACAATTCGTTGGTTATTGAGCTTCGTCGTAATTATCACTGTGTTTGGCTGTCTATATTTCTTTGCACCAAATAGACGCTTACCATTTAAAGAGGTGTTAGTTGGAGCTTTTTTTGCCACGCTAGGGTGGCAAGTTGTATCATTAGCATTTTCCTACTATGTAACGAACTTCGGTAACTTTACTGCAATGTATGGTAGTATCGGAGGTATTATTATTTTGATGTTTTGGTTTTATTTATCGGCAATGATCCTCATATTAGGTGGGATAATTAACGCAACTATCTTTAAGTTGAAGCATAACGTATGA
- the ytzI gene encoding YtzI protein: MTTMMWIMIVSFVIIAIVVGLTIAVTNKAYEVLPEASKIDPLPEDKKEQSAEENR, encoded by the coding sequence ATGACTACAATGATGTGGATTATGATTGTATCATTCGTTATTATAGCTATTGTTGTCGGTTTGACGATTGCAGTTACGAATAAAGCTTATGAAGTTCTCCCAGAAGCTAGTAAAATAGATCCATTACCAGAAGATAAAAAGGAACAGAGCGCAGAAGAAAACCGCTAA